The following are encoded together in the Cynocephalus volans isolate mCynVol1 chromosome 4, mCynVol1.pri, whole genome shotgun sequence genome:
- the LOC134374576 gene encoding solute carrier family 22 member 20 → MAFTDLLDALGGVGRFQLVYTALLLLPCSLLACHNFLQNFTAAVPHHHCQGSANRTEATTNDSGAWLRATIPLDQLGAPEPCRRFTEPQWALLSPNTSVHGVATEGCKDGWVYDRSVFPSTIVMEWDLVCEARTFRDLAQSIYMAGVLVGAAVFGSLADRLGRKAPLVWSYLQLAVSGAATAYFGSFSVYCVFRFLMGMTFSGIILNSLSLVVEWMPTQGRTVAGVLLGYAFTLGQLILAGVAYLIRPWRWLQLAVSAPFLIFFLYSWWLPESSRWLLLHGKSHLAVRNLRKVAAINGRKEEGERLTKEVVSSYIHSEFASVRTSNSILDLFRTPAIRKVTCCLMVVWFSNSLAYYGLAMDLQKFGLSIYLVQALFGIIDIPAMLVATTTMIYVGRRATVASFLILAGLMVIANMFVPEDMQTLRTAQAALGKGCLASSFICVYLFTGELYPTEIRQMGMGLASVSARLGGLAAPLVTTLGEFSTVLPPVGFGATSILAGLAVCFLAETRDAPLVETIAAMERRVREGPSEKDAEKNEEISLRKLGASPLKETI, encoded by the exons ATGGCCTTCACAGACTTGCTGGATGCCCTGGGCGGTGTGGGCCGCTTCCAGCTGGTCTACAcagccctgctgctgctgccctgcagcctgctggcctgccaCAACTTCCTGCAGAACTTCACAGCTGCCGTGCCCCACCACCACTGCCAGGGCTCCGCCAACCGCACTGAGGCCACCACCAATGACTCAGGGGCCTGGCTGAGGGCCACCATACCCCTGGACCAGCTTGGGGCCCCCGAGCCATGTCGGCGCTTCACAGAGCCTCAATGGGCCCTCCTGAGCCCCAACACCTCTGTCCATGGGGTGGCCACAGAGGGCTGCAAGGATGGCTGGGTCTATGACCGCAGCGTTTTCCCATCCACCATCGTGATGGAG TGGGATCTGGTATGTGAGGCCCGCACCTTCCGCGATCTGGCTCAGTCCATCTACATGGCCGGGGTGCTGGTGGGGGCCGCCGTGTTTGGCAGCCTGGCGGACAG GCTGGGCCGCAAGGCCCCCCTGGTCTGGTCATACCTGCAGCTGGCCGTTTCGGGGGCCGCCACGGCATATTTCGGCTCCTTCAGTGTCTACTGTGTCTTCCGGTTCCTGATGGGCATGACCTTCTCCGGCATCATCCTCAACTCCCTCTCGCTGG TTGTGGAGTGGATGCCCACCCAGGGCCGGACCGTGGCAGGTGTCTTGCTGGGGTACGCCTTCACCTTGGGCCAGCTCATCCTGGCCGGAGTGGCATACCTGATCCGCCCCTGGCGGTGGCTGCAGTTAGCCGTCTCTGCTCCCTTCCTGATCTTTTTCCTCTATTCTTG GTGGCTGCCAGAGTCATCCCGATGGCTCCTCCTTCACGGCAAGTCCCATTTAGCGGTGCGGAACTTGCGAAAGGTGGCTGCAATcaatgggagaaaggaggaaggggaaaggctGACCAAAGAG GTGGTGAGCTCCTACATCCACAGCGAGTTTGCAAGTGTCCGCACCTCCAACTCAATCTTGGACCTCTTCCGAACCCCGGCCATCCGCAAGGTCACCTGCTGTCTCATGGTGGTCTG GTTCTCCAACTCCCTGGCTTACTACGGCCTGGCCATGGACCTGCAGAAGTTTGGACTCAGCATATACCTGGTGCAGGCTCTGTTTGGTATCATTGACATCCCGGCCATGCTGGTGGCCACTACTACCATGATTTATGTGGGCCGCCGGGCCACCGTGGCCTCCTTCCTCATCCTGGCCGGGCTCATGGTGATTGCCAATATGTTTGTCCCTGAAG ACATGCAGACCCTGCGCACGGCCCAGGCGGCGTTGGGCAAGGGCTGCCTGGCCAGCTCCTTCATCTGCGTGTACCTGTTCACCGGGGAGCTGTACCCCACAGAGATCAG GCAGATGGGGATGGGCTTGGCCTCGGTCAGCGCCCGCCTCGGGGGCCTGGCGGCGCCCCTGGTCACCACGCTCGGGGAGTTCAGCACCGTCCTGCCACCTGTGGGCTTCGGGGCCACCTCCATTCTGGCCGGGCTGGCCGTCTGCTTCCTGGCCGAGACCCGCGATGCACCCCTGGTGGAGACAATCGCGGCGATGGAGAGGAG